The following coding sequences lie in one Arachis hypogaea cultivar Tifrunner chromosome 4, arahy.Tifrunner.gnm2.J5K5, whole genome shotgun sequence genomic window:
- the LOC112797157 gene encoding uncharacterized protein isoform X2 — MKLLHCYYRRRRKPCRCSGRQEQSCGHRNHRQKCRRLAQSLLLSRGLNSSCGMSRLELLLLLRVVGAEAASADGEGSAVDPPEPLAATGVVAGSVWNRSCLIWLFRAVYDAAKMCGTVL, encoded by the exons ATGAAGCTTCTACATTGTTACTACCGGAGGAGGAGGAAGCCTTGCCGCTGTTCTGGTCGCCAGGAGCAGTCCTGTGGCCACCGGAACCACCGCCAAAAATGCCGCCGCTTGGCTCAGTCACTTCTCCTTAGTCGCG GGCTGAATTCGAGTTGTGGCATGTCACGGCTAGAGTTGTTGTTGCTATTGCGAGTAGTTGGAGCTGAGGCTGCCTCTGCCGATGGAGAAGgctctgccg TTGACCCACCGGAGCCTCTGGCCGCTACCGGAGTTGTTGCCGGGTCGGTCTGGAATCGCAGCTGTCTCATTTGGTTATTTCG agctgtttatgatgctgcgaa